From the Quercus lobata isolate SW786 chromosome 6, ValleyOak3.0 Primary Assembly, whole genome shotgun sequence genome, one window contains:
- the LOC115949947 gene encoding TMV resistance protein N-like, whose product MGHFARDCRFKWRMAQGNIAISYNQEDDSEGEWVVESSLAVTKLVEEAKKEEAMLLVLKEDEEKMPKSMGDYTEFEFIQGIVEEIANSKLNRMPLFVAKYPIGINSRVEAIKLLLDIESNDVRMVGIYGLGGIGKTTIIKAVYNRIFNYFEGRSFLENVRERSETNEGIIQLQETLLFEILGDRSLKVCSLSRGTNMINEILCHKRVLIILDDVDKLDQIEKLLGKCDWFASGSRIIITTRDKHLLAHLGNGLLTYEVQELDECEATELLSEHAFRRNKPSDDYLELVNEVIRYAKGLPLALVVMGADLYGRTTLEWKSALDKYRKIPNRDIQKILKISYEGLEDTEQNIFLDIACFFKGRYMDYVVDILEACDLYPLYGIPKLIDKCLMMVDQYKCLMMHDLVQKMGREIVRQESPQNPGERSRVWRYKDALDMLTENTGSDKIQGIMLYLPTPTKVKLEVQFFKMKNLRLLMIDNVHSCGHLKYLPNGLRLLVCSNCILSSLPSNFCPKKLVVLNASGSRLEKPFMQIFPCKTLTYVDFSWCELIRKIPDLSMTPNIKELNLSYCRNLVEVYDSVGCLAKLEEWVLHDCTKLEILPSCLMMKSLISFDLSLCSSLKKFPNISQEMKSLKQLLLDGTSISELPPSFGNLTGLTNIFLGSNLVHLAVPDSIYKLQHIVGLTLENDVMFPKDVVFDREPQCKSYEGFPNAFPRLNYLSIQFFQIRSEIDFILNSCCPLTLEKLDICFSNVVTLPERISRFKRLHTLDTHDCNELREIPRLPQSIRTVDASNCSSLDSSSSSKLLLQFAEIIKLPPNIPTCFSLRSHYMLMGAQSSSRISPVNDITHTEYQITIPGNEIPIWFNHQCMGNYISFWIGPEIPKFALCVAFGMENAYCDFYYQVDMSINGSQRMFERTSYMGQLSDCLRFSCRPQSFLQEQFQDLNLGYWNHVELFCETSLSSLYPQEFPPMIKRIGVHVECICRHPQNPGIFQFNYDGFQPRGHPKCQCHSPKIIPSAMDGGESSSVLHNTFYDIDCLEALGFSVEEISELYSSLMGFQSDDCDLEEISESSIADPLNPLQIMFQMLHNVNPFSLPW is encoded by the exons CTACACTGAATTTGAGTTTATCCAAGGAATTGTTGAAGAGATtgcaaattctaaattaaacCGGATGCCATTATTTGTTGCTAAATACCCAATTGGAATAAATTCTCGCGTAGAGGCCATAAAATTGCTTTTAGATATTGAGTCAAATGATGTTCGTATGGTAGGTATCTATGGCCTTGGTGGAATCGGTAAAACTACAATCATAAAAGCTGTTTACAACAGaatttttaattactttgaAGGGAGAAGTTTTCTAGAGAATGTTAGAGAGAGGTCAGAGACAAACGAAGGCATAATCCAACTACAAGAGACACTTCTTTTTGAGATCTTAGGAGATAGGAGCTTGAAGGTGTGTAGCCTATCTAGAGGAACCAACATGATAAATGAAATTCTTTGTCACAAGAGGGTTCTTAtaattcttgatgatgtggataAATTGGACCAGATAGAAAAATTGCTTGGAAAATGTGATTGGTTTGCTTCTGGAAGTAGAATAATTATAACAACAAGAGATAAACACTTACTAGCTCATCTTGGAAATGGTCTTTTAACTTATGAGGTTCAAGAATTAGATGAATGTGAAGCTACTGAACTCTTGAGTGAGCATGCCTTCAGAAGAAACAAACCCAGTGATGATTATTTGGAACTTGTAAATGAAGTTATACGCTACGCCAAAGGCCTTCCACTAGCTCTAGTAGTAATGGGTGCTGATTTGTATGGAAGAACTACACTTGAATGGAAAAGTGCTTTAGATAAGTACAGAAAAATACCTAATAGAGATAttcaaaaaatactaaaaataagttatgaGGGATTAGAAGATActgaacaaaatatttttcttgatattgcatgtttcttcaaGGGACGTTACATGGATTATGTTGTGGATATACTAGAAGCTTGTGATTTATACCCATTATACGGTATTCCAAAACTTATTGATAAGTGTCTCATGATGGTTGATCAATATAAATGTTTGATGATGCATGACTTGGTACAAAAAATGGGTAGGGAAATCGTTCGACAAGAGTCACCTCAAAATCCTGGAGAACGTAGCAGAGTGTGGCGTTATAAGGATGCTCTTGACATGCTGACTGAAAATACG GGGTCAGATAAAATTCAAGGCATAATGTTGTACTTGCCCACACCAACAAAGGTGAAGTTAGAGGTGCAATTTTTCAAGATGAAAAATCTCAGATTGCTTATGATTGATAATGTACATAGTTGTGGGCACCTTAAATATCTTCCCAATGGACTAAGGTTACTTGTTTGCAGTAACTGTATATTATCTTCATTGCCATCCAATTTTTGTCCTAAAAAATTGGTTGTACTCAATGCGTCTGGTAGCCGATTAGAGAAACCATTCATGCAG ATTTTTCCGTGTAAAACCTTGACATATGTGGATTTTAGTTGGTGTGAACTCATTAGGAAAATACCTGACTTATCAAtgaccccaaacataaaggaatTGAACCTTAGTTATTGTAGAAATTTAGTTGAGGTTTATGACTCTGTTGGGTGTCTTGCTAAGCTTGAAGAATGGGTCCTCCATGATTGCACTAAACTTGAAATTCTTCCCAGCTGTCTCATGATGAAATCTCTTATATCTTTTGATCTTTCACTTTGCTCAAGCCTTAAGAAGTTCCCCAATATCTCGCAAGAAATGAAAAGTTTAAAGCAATTATTATTGGACGGGACTAGTATCAGTGAGTTGCCTCCATCATTTGGGAATCTCACTGGGCTTACTAACATATTCCTCGGAAGCAATTTGGTACATCTTGCAGTTCCAGATAGCATCTATAAATTACAACATATTGTGGGTCTCACTCTTGAGAACGATGTCATGTTTCCAAAGGATGTGGTGTTTGACAGAGAACCACAGTGCAAATCTTATGAGGGCTTTCCCAATGCCTTTCCGCGCTTGAATTATCTGTCTATTCAATTCTTCCAAATTCGTTcagaaatagattttattttgaattcttgTTGTCCCCTCACATTGGAGAAGTTAGACATATGCTTTAGCAATGTTGTTACCCTTCCAGAAAGGATTAGCAGATTTAAAAGATTACACACACTTGATACTCATGATTGCAATGAACTTCGGGAAATTCCAAGACTTCCACAAAGTATAAGAACAGTAGATGCATCAAACTGTAGCTCGTTGGATTCATCATCATCTAGCAAATTACTTCTTCAG TTTGCAGAAATTATAAAGCTTCCACCAAATATACCAACATGTTTTAGTTTGAGAAGCCACTACATGTTAATGGGTGCACAGTCATCTAGTAGAATATCCCCTGTGAATGATATCACCCATACTGAATATCAGATTACAATACCAGGAAATGAGATTCCAATTTGGTTCAACCATCAATGTATGGGAAATTACATATCATTTTGGATTGGTCCGGAAATTCCAAAATTTGCTCTCTGTGTTGCCTTCGGAATGGAGAATGCTTATTGcgatttttattatcaagtcgATATGTCCATCAATGGTAGTCAACGAATGTTTGAAAGAACGAGCTACATGGGACAGCTGTCAGATTGTCTACGTTTTTCCTGTAGACCTCAGAGCTTTTTGCAGGAGCAATTTCAGgacttgaatctaggttattgGAATCATGTTGAACTTTTCTGTGaaacctctctttcttctctttatcCCCAAGAATTTCCTCCGATGATTAAAAGAATAGGGGTCCATGTAGAATGCATTTGTCGTCATCCTCAAAATCCCGGTATCTTCCAATTCAACTATGATGGGTTCCAACCCCGAGGCCATCCCAAGTGTCAATGTCACTCTCCCAAAATCATCCCAAGTGCTATGGATGGTGGTGAATCATCCTCCGTCCTTCATAACACTTTTTACGATATTGACTGTCTAGAAGCTTTGGGGTTTTCAGTGGAGGAGATAAGTGAGCTTTACTCAAGTTTGATGGGCTTTCAGAGTGATGACTGTGATCTGGAGGAGATAAGTGAGTCATCAATTGCAGATCCGTTGAACCCATTGCAAATAATGTTTCAGATGCTACATAACGTCAACCCCTTTAGTCTCCCATGGTGA